From Arctopsyche grandis isolate Sample6627 chromosome 12, ASM5162203v2, whole genome shotgun sequence, one genomic window encodes:
- the gig gene encoding TSC complex subunit tuberin isoform X4, with protein MSSRESKSFQDKLKGFFRASKNVAGSFKGRIDFAITTEIEKELSCDTPTPQRLKAIKNLYENIVANRLDDQLAVEKLWLCIADLIQPEQSKECRHCALLFLRHLIQGQYDLLNIMRGQFFRVIVDHNHPEDIHERLELLQTLTSNGKDITYFEEQIFKFMLQWMPTVTYPDLTQEFLTLLVNLIKYNAAYMSKEVISGFVNNTCFLCCYSPASQVVLGCLQVLDAIVCYSIFPHESLKTFISALCRTVNVEEYCQPSWKIMRCVLGTDLGHSALHVMCVALGTGAGGDCGLVRGAVFYLNMSLWGPKRVATLKCTPTQVLPSFLKALEGNQSVVTYEVILATQSLVNKHGQELHEPAWDLIFTILLNIIKQLEGTQSPYHQTVSHLRETITAIEQLYDNGCFNGSIDNMYSVIDACGRDRPENSVLKLIGYFMSQIIPTNHEWLNTLNRLVERYCRHESRVSIRLKVLQALQTIFDQNKFSYEEELLDKVILPNLQHCSTEADPVIRCASSKLLIDIAVNCHSKRFSDLFDILEKLLNRPFELYVTAEPIVLPPETDVSDIKAVAAGVVQICLHKLHQLPSTHAVRAYSAVLNHLQLHYEKPALFEKHPSIRLNLLEWFLSARANSLYHIGFPRKPDDRIIYSPYICIEGGGSATRPSHSPTPQAMYQNPSFLPTQISYVSIRKACKIIITCLKQEKDWSVLSTVLKEIPNVMQNKALVLSKNNNDVDLLATALCSMVMDKSLMLPESLYNTPGKPSRSDFHTAVLPVLTCLAPYHAHLDPQLQQRIIKCMKFGLVVSPCAQQCVTALTIFTLEMRDTMVKLLPEVLLDLSKISATVYIAIPILEFLSTLTRLPKVFASFVGDQYMSVFAILLPYTNPFKYNHYIVSLAHHVIAAWFLKCRLPFRRDFVKFIKHGLHNNILKPFEEGKSKQDFIDLNQDSSSRKRSSSLTEQGSRRRELPTRPALGELRTPQEASNTFHIELTETCIDLMARYTYSPCISAPKRSSTTDFLLSGGQSTAWLLGHKIITVTTSGCSQNALRQGLCERCLMLCKAHADSLQSPYSAGNSGLPGNMDENSSQNIGPDVKRQNSSENKNDVLPSSPRANPDSEPIPSSQLNLKLENFANKQSSDDKPAVSSVTSRLERVIGSSFSKSSSNSSASASVIGSSSGVIENRPHCACWCGSWAEVHVRGPTGDVSWVIRLQNQVNLDSFLSDVSLNDISSLFLGSLNSGNPQFNCNVGLPYHLGSAASIASSGFADAKSDILSDGDPRSRSGSGGSQPDQLQKSNSDSIVVGASTSGVSGTSMSIIERRPPHAATHCIVPSTHAASITSTSTAMTSIRHHATTGPINIPGSPQRQSSSGTNTDDEDNQLNPNDQGQALLDDQNKSRHPVRRSNSSPEMSSSWKNPFYIRERMEAADVELTDDSTSDMNAQNMHMSSEPQDTSFKSSSEMSGASGPQTSKKGTMKSLTKDMRVSCEAIPEEMSSNTPPHLQHTPHSHHHLMTYNSDPGSTLTPVVSDVQGSSTSSSEKNIVLLSTNREKANTHELLKLSSKPPHSPTPASPRPTNRMQNTALSNRNIQNVSTSRSNSIISTETRNTSNLNLKFSDTQASQQQNLPVDDLPPLSRSKRSNTISVMSPTRKRRDNSSPKPRDSSTKSGVSPAFVFLQLYHGSGIKGASGEDPLLLSGPQHARSVKTLDLVPPLETYRVGVLYVGRGQHDNETKILKNEFGSLRYAEFLQDLGTLISLEDAESMGLFLDVEKGGRDGRFAYVWQDDIMQVHFHVATLMPNNSSDPECNEKRKHIGNDYVSIVYNESGEDFLIQTIKGQFNFACIIIEPLDHGTNKVTIKTKDEVKVKEFLNQTEPKIISDQNVALLARQLALHANLASLISRSLSTTSTVPYASNWLERLRIIKRLRNKLLQERNAANESNICYNSNSSSDMRRSFIEDFTEYT; from the exons ATGAGCTCCAGGGAGAGCAAGTCCTTTCAGGACAAACTGAAGGGCTTTTTTCGCGCAAGCAAAAACGTCGCCG gTAGTTTTAAAGGTAGAATAGATTTCGCTATCACAACTGAAATAGAAAAGGAATTGAGCTGTGATACTCCTACACCGCAAAGACTGAAAGCTATCAAAAActtgtatgaaaatattgttgCAAACAGATTAGACGAT CAACTAGCTGTTGAAAAATTGTGGCTATGCATAGCTGATTTAATACAACCTGAGCAGTCCAAAGAATGTCGACACTGTGCATTATTGTTTTTACGTCATTTGATTCAAGGGCAATATGACTTGCTCAATATTATGAGAGGTCAGTTTTTTAGAGTGATAGTAGACCACAATCATCCGGAAGATATTCATGAAAGGTTGGAACTTCTACAGACTCTAACTTCAAATGGAAAAGacattacatattttgaagaacag atatttaaatttatgctgCAATGGATGCCTACTGTCACATATCCAGATTTAACACAAGAATTTTTAACATTgttagtaaatttaataaaatataatgctgCATATATGTCGAAAGAAGTGATTTCCGGGTTTGTCAA TAACACTTGTTTTTTATGCTGTTATTCGCCTGCATCACAAGTTGTTCTCGGTTGTCTGCAAGTTTTAGATGCAATTGTATGTTACTCTATTTTTCCACATGAATCTTTAAAGACTTTCATATCTGCCTTGTGTAGAACTGTTAATGTTGAAGAATACTGTCAACCTAGTTGGAAG ATAATGCGCTGTGTGTTGGGTACAGATTTAGGACATTCGGCATTACATGTAATGTGTGTAGCCTTAGGCACAGGTGCAGGTGGTGATTGTGGACTTGTACGAGGTGCTGTATTTTACCTGAATATGTCACTTTGGGGTCCTAAGCGTGTAGCCACATTAAAATGTACACCAACCCAAGTTTTGCCCAGTTTTCTTAAA GCTCTTGAAGGCAATCAATCTGTTGTAACATATGAAGTCATCTTAGCAACACAGAGCTTAGTCAACAAACATGGACAAGAATTACACGAACCAGCTTGGGatcttatttttacaattttgctgAATATTATCAAGCAACTGG AAGGGACACAATCTCCATATCATCAAACCGTATCACATCTTCGTGAAACAATTACAGCTATTGAACAGCTCTATGATAATGGTTGTTTTAATGGAAGTATtgataatatgtacagcgtaattgATGCATGTGGTCGTGATCGACCT GAAAATTCAGTTTTGAAATTAATAGGGTATTTTATGTCACAAATTATTCCCACAAATCATGAGTGGTTAAACACATTAAATCGATTAGTTGAACGCTATTGTCGCCACGAATCCAGGGTAAGCATTAGGCTAAAGGTTCTTCAAGCTCTTCAAACAATATTCGATCAGAACAA atttaGTTATGAAGAAGAACTTCTTGACAAAGTAATATTGCCAAACTTACAGCATTGTTCTACAGAAGCTGATCCTGTAATACGTTGCGCCTCTTCTAAATTACTAATCGATATTGCAGTTAACTGTCATTCAAAGAGATTCTCAGATCTTTTCGATATTCTGGAAAAG TTGCTTAATCGTCCCTTTGAACTATATGTAACAGCTGAACCTATAGTCTTACCTCCTGAAACAGATGTTAGTGATATCAAAGCTGTAGCTGCTGGAGTCGTACAAATTTGTCTTCATAAATTGCATCAGTTACCTTCAACCCATGCTGTTCGGGCGTATTCTGCAGTTTTAAATCATCTCCAACTTCACTATGAAAAACCTGCACTTTTTGAAAAACATCCATCAATCagattaaat CTCCTGGAGTGGTTTTTGTCTGCTCGAGCAAACTCATTATACCACATCGGATTTCCAAGAAAACCAGACGATCGTATTATATATAGTCCATATATTTGTATAGAAGGCGGTGGAAGTGCAACTAGACCATCTCACAGTCCAACTCCACAAGCAATGTATCAAAATCCATCTTTTTTaccg ACACAAATTTCATATGTTTCCATAAGAAAAGcctgtaaaataataatcactTGTTTAAAACAAGAAAAAGATTGGTCGGTTCTATCAACCGTGTTAAAGGAAATTCCTAATGTGATGCAGAACAAGGCATTGGTGttgtcaaaaaataataacgatGTTGATTTATTAGCAACCGCTCTGTGTTCTATG gTGATGGATAAATCGTTAATGTTACCTGAGAGTCTTTACAATACACCTGGTAAACCATCTCGATCAGATTTTCACACAGCAGTACTACCCGTACTTACATGCTTAGCACCTTATCACGCTCATCTTGATCCTCAATTACAACAGCGTataattaaatgtatgaaatttggcCTCG TTGTATCCCCATGTGCGCAACAGTGTGTCACTGCTCTCACTATATTTACATTAGAAATGCGTGATACTATGGTAAAATTGCTTCCAGAAGTTTTACTCGATTTATCAAAGATATCTGCTACAGTGTATATTGCCATAccaattttggaatttttatcAA ctTTGACTCGTCTTCCAAAAGTGTTCGCATCATTTGTTGGAGATCAGTATATGTCTGTATTTGCTATACTTCTTCCATACACAAATCCATTCAAATACAATCACTACATAGTTTCGTTAGCCCATCATGTAATTGCTGCTTGGTTTCTCAAATGTCGATTGCCGTTTAGAAGagattttgtcaaatttatcaaacat GGTCTACACAATAACATTCTTAAACCGTTTGAGGAAGGCAAATCGAAACAAGATTTTATAGATTTAAATCAAGATTCGTCGAGTAGGAAGCGAAGTTCTAGTCTTACAGAacaa GGCTCACGCCGAAGAGAACTTCCTACTCGTCCGGCACTAGGAGAACTACGAACTCCCCAAGAAGCATCTAACACTTTCCATATTGAATTAACCGAAACTTGCATTGACTTAATGGCGAGATACACTTATTCACCTTGTATTTCCGCACCAAAAag gTCTTCTACTACAGATTTTTTACTATCTGGAGGTCAGTCGACGGCTTGGCTACTGggacataaaattattactgTCACTACATCTGGATGTTCACAAAATGCTCTAAGACAGGGTCTTTGTGAAAG ATGTTTAATGCTTTGCAAAGCCCATGCTGATTCATTGCAAAGTCCTTACAGTGCTGGAAATTCTGGATTGCCTGGGAACATGGATGAAAATTCTTCCCAAAATATTGGACCCGATGTTAAAAG GCAAAATTCATcagaaaacaaaaatgatgtgctCCCAAGTTCCCCAAGAGCAAATCCAGATTCTGAACCTATTCCATCTTCAcagttaaatttaaaactaGAAAACTTTGCAAATAAACAg tcatCGGATGATAAACCGGCTGTTTCTTCTGTTACAAGTCGATTGGAACGAGTTATTGGTAGTAGTTTTTCAAAATCTTCTAGTAATAGTAGCGCTTCTGCTAGTGTTATAGGAAGTAGTAGTGGAGTTATTGAAAATCGACCCCATTGTGCCTGCTGGTGTGGTAGTTGGGCTGAAGTTCATGTACGAGGACCCACAGGAGATGTTTCGTGGGTGATTCGTTTACAGAATcaa GTAAATTTGGATTCATTTTTGAGTGATGTTTCGCTAAATGACATTTCGTCATTGTTTCTGGGATCCCTAAATAGTGGAAATCCGCAATTTAATTGCAATGTCGGTCTTCCTTATCATCTGGGTAGTGCTGCTTCTATTGCTTCTAGTGGTTTTGCTGATGCCAAAAGtgatatt cttTCTGATGGAGATCCTCGTTCGCGAAGTGGCAGTGGTGGTTCTCAACCAGATCAGcttcaaaaatcaaattcagatagtaTAGTTGTTGGTGCTAGTACGAGTGGAGTTTCTGGGACTTCCATGTCAATTATTGAACGCCGTCCACCCCATGCCGCTACTCATTGTATTGTGCCTTCTACACATGCTGCATCCATCACTTCAACTTCTACAGCTATGACTAGTATTAG GCATCATGCTACTACAGGACCTATCAATATACCTGGTTCTCCCCAGAGGCAGAGTTCTTCTGGAACCAATACAGATGATGAAGACAATCAGTTAAATCCTAATGATCAAGGTCAAGCTTTATTAGATGATCAG AATAAATCCAGACATCCTGTTCGTCGGTCAAATTCATCGCCCGAAATGTCATCTAGCTGGAAGAATCCATTTTATATACGTGAGCGAATGGAAGCCGCAGATGTGGAATTGACTGATGATTCAACAAGCGATATGAATGCACAGAACATGCACATGAGCAGCGAACCACAAGATACATCATTTAAGTCCAGCAGTGAAATGAG TGGAGCTAGCGGTCCCCAAACATCAAAGAAGGGTACAATGAAAAGTCTTACGAAAGATATGCGAGTTAGTTGTGAAGCTATTCCTGAAGAAATGTCTAGTAACACTCCACCACACTTACAACATACTCCCCATTCTCATCATCATCTAATGACTTATAATTCAGATCCAG GTTCTACTCTTACTCCTGTTGTAAGCGATGTACAAGGTTCTTCAACATCATcttctgaaaaaaatatcgtcCTTTTATCCACAAACA GAGAAAAAGCAAACACTCATGAATTATTAAAACTTAGTAGTAAGCCTCCTCATTCGCCTACACCAGCATCACCCAGACCTACCAATCGAATGCAGAATACAGCATTATCAAATAGAAATATTCAAAATGTTTCAACGAGTAGGAGTAATTCTATTATATCGACTGAGACAAGGAAtacttcaaatttaaatttaaaatttagtgaTACTCAAGCTAGTCAACAACAAAACTTACCTGTAGACGATTTACCACCATTGTCGAGGTCAAAAAGATCTAATACTATATCTGTAATGAGTCCCACTAGAAAAAGAAG agATAACTCTTCACCGAAACCGAGGGACTCGTCCACAAAATCAGGTGTCAGTCCTGCTTTTGTTTTTTTGCAATTATATCATGGATCTGGAATAAAAGGTGCTAGTGGAGAAGACCCATTATTATTATCAGGACCTCAACATGCAAGATCTGTCAAAACGCTAGATTTAGTACCACCGCTAGAAACATATAGAGTAGGGGTGCTTTATGTTGGCCGTGGTCAGCAtgacaatgaaacaaaaatattaaaaaacgaATTTGGCAGTTTACG TTATGCTGAATTTCTTCAAGATTTAGGAACTTTAATATCACTCGAGGATGCAGAATCAATGGGTCTATTTCTTGATGTGGAAAAGGGTGGTAGGGATGGTAGATTTGCTTATGTGTGGCAAGATGACATCATGcag gTACACTTCCATGTTGCCACTCTAATGCCAAATAACAGTTCAGATCCAGaatgtaatgaaaaaagaaagcATATAGGAAATGATTATGTTTCAATTGTATACAATGAGAGTGGTGAAGATTTTCTTATTCAAACTATAAAG GGCCAATTCAATTTTGCATGTATAATTATTGAACCTCTTGACCATGGTACAAACAAGGTTACGATAAAAACTAAGGATGAAGTTAAAgtaaaagaatttttaaatcaaactgAACCAAAGATTATTTCTGACCAAAATGTTGCACTTCTAGCGAGACAATTAGCATTACATGCAAAC TTGGCATCATTAATATCACGGTCTTTAAGTACCACTTCGACTGTGCCATACGCTTCCAATTGGTTGGAAAGATTACGTATTATTAAAAGACTCAGAAATAAATTACTGCAAGAGAGAAATGCTGCTAACG